The proteins below are encoded in one region of Mycobacterium shinjukuense:
- the cas2 gene encoding CRISPR-associated endonuclease Cas2: MSRSDARRFLIAYDIPDDRRRDRLAKRLERHGDRVQYSVFVVDASPARIARLKNEISTIIVTALDSVLLCDLGLVQNVDHGRFAFIGRSRPIMTSGPIVT, translated from the coding sequence ATGAGTCGGAGCGACGCGCGCCGTTTTTTGATTGCCTACGATATACCCGACGATCGCAGACGTGACCGACTCGCAAAACGCTTGGAGCGGCACGGTGATCGCGTCCAGTACAGCGTTTTCGTCGTCGATGCGAGCCCGGCACGCATTGCGCGTCTCAAGAACGAAATATCCACGATTATCGTCACCGCCCTGGACTCGGTGCTGCTCTGCGACCTCGGGTTGGTCCAGAATGTCGATCATGGGAGGTTCGCGTTCATCGGACGGTCCCGACCGATCATGACCAGCGGCCCGATTGTCACCTAA